In one Spirosoma rigui genomic region, the following are encoded:
- a CDS encoding rhomboid family intramembrane serine protease: protein MSGLFDDFRSEFSKPNNTLVQLILVNTVVFLVLLLAKVGFTMGQELDTYYWIRSQLMIPGGIVDFLHKPWTLFTYFFAHDEIFHILYNMLFLYWFGRLIDEYLGNRRLVGLYIMGGLAGGLLYLLMYNTVPYFQGMSDSARMLGASAAAFSVAVGAATLLPNYTFHLLFFGAVRIKYIVFFFIIMSIAQSAGTNAGGNLAHLGGALMGFCYVKLLQNGTDLGRPIYWVMEGWSNMLRPKPAVKVSYRQRSSASAQTSSYATAGAQPSALSTPDQDEVDTILDKISRSGYESLTREEKQKLFRASQRN, encoded by the coding sequence ATGAGCGGGTTGTTTGATGATTTTCGGAGCGAATTCAGCAAGCCCAACAACACGTTGGTGCAATTGATATTGGTCAATACCGTCGTGTTTCTGGTGCTACTTCTGGCAAAAGTCGGATTCACGATGGGCCAGGAGCTGGATACGTATTATTGGATTAGGAGCCAGTTAATGATTCCGGGTGGAATCGTGGATTTTCTGCACAAACCCTGGACACTTTTCACCTACTTTTTTGCGCATGACGAGATCTTTCACATCCTGTACAATATGCTGTTTCTGTACTGGTTCGGTCGCCTGATCGACGAGTATTTGGGCAACCGGCGGCTGGTGGGCCTGTACATTATGGGTGGTTTGGCGGGTGGACTGCTGTATCTACTGATGTACAACACGGTTCCCTACTTCCAGGGTATGTCCGACTCGGCCCGGATGCTGGGCGCATCGGCAGCTGCGTTCTCGGTAGCAGTGGGTGCGGCTACGCTGTTGCCTAACTACACGTTTCATCTGCTGTTCTTTGGTGCTGTTCGCATCAAATACATCGTCTTCTTTTTTATCATCATGTCCATTGCCCAGTCGGCAGGGACGAACGCGGGTGGTAACCTGGCCCACCTGGGTGGCGCACTGATGGGTTTCTGCTACGTAAAGCTTCTCCAGAACGGTACTGATCTGGGTCGGCCTATTTATTGGGTCATGGAGGGGTGGAGTAATATGCTACGTCCCAAGCCTGCGGTGAAGGTGTCATACCGGCAGCGGAGCAGCGCCAGTGCGCAGACGAGTTCCTACGCTACGGCGGGCGCCCAGCCCTCGGCGCTGTCGACGCCCGATCAGGATGAAGTAGACACCATTCTTGATAAAATTTCCCGCTCGGGCTACGAAAGCCTGACCCGCGAAGAGAAACAAAAGCTATTCCGGGCGAGTCAGCGAAACTAG
- the dxs gene encoding 1-deoxy-D-xylulose-5-phosphate synthase, whose product MLITPGNLLATINTPDDLRKLDKSRLPQVADELRQFIIDDVSVYGGHFGASLGVVELTVALHYVFNTPDDQLVWDVGHQAYGHKILTGRRDRFHTNRFYKGLSGFPKRKESEYDSFGVGHSSTSISAALGMAVASQLQGNTTRNHIAVIGDGAMTAGEAFEGMNHAGATDSNLLIVLNDNCMSIDPNVGALREYLTDITTSQTYNRVKDEVWNLLGKMDKLGKTAQELVSQVQSGIKSSLLEQSNLFESLNLRYFGPIDGHDIDHLVSVLDDMKHIPGPKLLHVLTVKGKGYALAEKDQTKWHAPGLFDKVTGEIKKKIYDTPQPPKYQDVFGNTLVELAEQNERIVGVTPAMPSGSSMNIMMKAMPKRAFDVGIAEQHAVTFSAGLATQGEVVFCNIYSTFMQRAYDQVIHDVCIQELPVIFCLDRAGFAGADGPTHHGAYDLAYMRCIPNMIVAAPMNEQELRNMMFTAQSDEVQQGKQAFTIRYPRGEGVMPNWKTPLEKQVIGKGRLVSDGEEVAILTIGHIGNYAVEATKMLAKEGIRPAHFDMRYVKPLDEAMLHQIFSRFDRVLTVEDGCVMGGFGSAVLEFMTDHGYMARVKRLGIPDAVIEHGEQIELHHECGFDPQGIADSVRELLFTGRTVAV is encoded by the coding sequence ATGCTGATTACCCCCGGCAACCTTCTGGCCACCATCAACACGCCCGACGATCTTCGTAAACTCGACAAATCCCGATTACCTCAGGTAGCCGATGAGCTTCGTCAATTTATCATCGATGACGTATCGGTTTACGGCGGGCACTTTGGTGCCAGTCTTGGTGTCGTTGAGCTAACGGTTGCGCTTCATTACGTCTTTAATACGCCCGACGACCAATTGGTATGGGATGTAGGACACCAGGCGTATGGCCACAAAATTCTTACCGGTCGGCGCGACCGCTTCCATACGAACCGTTTTTATAAAGGGCTATCCGGCTTCCCCAAGCGGAAGGAGAGTGAGTATGACTCATTCGGGGTGGGCCACTCGTCAACATCCATCTCAGCGGCTTTGGGCATGGCCGTTGCTTCGCAGTTACAGGGTAATACGACCCGAAACCACATCGCCGTTATTGGCGATGGTGCTATGACAGCAGGTGAAGCCTTTGAGGGTATGAACCATGCTGGTGCTACCGACAGCAATCTGCTCATCGTGCTGAACGACAACTGCATGAGCATTGACCCAAACGTAGGGGCTTTGCGCGAATACCTGACCGACATCACGACGTCACAAACCTATAACCGGGTTAAAGACGAGGTGTGGAATCTGCTGGGTAAGATGGACAAACTGGGCAAAACGGCTCAGGAGCTTGTCTCGCAGGTACAGTCGGGCATCAAAAGCTCGTTGCTGGAGCAAAGCAACCTGTTCGAGTCGTTGAATCTCCGCTACTTTGGTCCGATTGATGGACATGATATTGATCATCTGGTGAGTGTGCTGGATGATATGAAACATATCCCCGGCCCCAAACTCTTGCACGTACTGACGGTGAAAGGGAAAGGATACGCCCTGGCCGAAAAAGACCAGACCAAGTGGCACGCGCCGGGCCTGTTCGATAAAGTGACGGGCGAGATTAAGAAAAAAATCTACGATACCCCGCAGCCGCCCAAATACCAGGACGTGTTTGGGAATACGCTGGTGGAACTGGCTGAACAGAATGAACGCATTGTAGGCGTGACGCCCGCTATGCCGTCTGGTTCGTCTATGAATATCATGATGAAGGCGATGCCGAAGCGGGCATTCGACGTGGGTATTGCCGAGCAGCATGCTGTTACGTTCTCAGCTGGCCTGGCAACCCAGGGCGAGGTTGTTTTCTGTAACATTTACTCCACCTTCATGCAGCGGGCCTATGACCAGGTCATCCATGATGTGTGTATTCAGGAACTGCCGGTCATCTTTTGCCTCGACCGGGCCGGTTTTGCCGGTGCCGACGGGCCAACGCACCACGGCGCTTATGACCTGGCCTACATGCGATGCATTCCCAATATGATCGTAGCGGCTCCCATGAACGAGCAGGAACTGCGTAACATGATGTTTACCGCTCAATCTGATGAGGTACAGCAGGGCAAACAGGCCTTCACCATTCGTTATCCACGCGGGGAAGGTGTCATGCCCAATTGGAAGACCCCACTCGAAAAACAGGTTATTGGCAAAGGCCGGTTGGTCAGCGATGGCGAAGAGGTAGCTATCCTGACCATTGGTCATATCGGCAACTACGCCGTTGAGGCCACCAAAATGCTGGCAAAAGAAGGCATTCGCCCAGCGCATTTCGACATGCGCTACGTCAAGCCGCTGGATGAAGCCATGCTTCATCAGATATTCAGCCGATTCGATCGCGTGTTGACCGTTGAAGATGGTTGCGTCATGGGTGGTTTCGGCAGCGCAGTGTTGGAATTTATGACCGATCATGGGTACATGGCCCGCGTCAAGCGGCTGGGTATCCCCGATGCTGTCATCGAACACGGCGAGCAAATCGAGTTACACCACGAATGCGGCTTTGACCCACAGGGCATTGCCGATTCAGTACGTGAGTTGCTATTTACCGGACGCACGGTAGCGGTATAA
- a CDS encoding aspartate kinase, whose product MKVFKFGGASVKDAAGVRNLAAIVQNQGKQSVVVVSAMGKTTNALERIVRAYVDRQNNDLVAELQSLRTYHDDIMQTLGGDFTAVRQTLAGLETYLTQTPAGSYDEIYDQIVSLGEVISTQIIAAYMIQQGIPARWADARRLVRTDATFREGRVDWDATGKAISASIVTDAITITQGFIGQTGSPDRTTTLGREGSDYTAAIFAYCLDAESVTIWKDVPGVLNADPKWFDDTVLLEKLTYQDAIELAYYGATVIHPKTIKPLQNKNIPLYVRSFLQPNAPGTVIGTFDKHLSIPSFIFKINQVLISLHPNDFSFIAEDNLSRIFGRFAQLGVKINLMQNTAISFSVVVDNNPDRLPTLLEQLKQDFRVSYNDGLELITIRYYDQATIDRVLVHKKLLLEQKSRYTVQLVAKDAV is encoded by the coding sequence ATGAAAGTCTTCAAATTTGGTGGCGCTTCGGTAAAGGATGCGGCTGGTGTTCGCAATCTGGCTGCTATCGTCCAAAACCAGGGAAAACAGTCTGTTGTCGTCGTTTCAGCGATGGGTAAGACGACAAATGCGCTTGAACGGATAGTTCGGGCGTACGTAGACCGACAGAATAATGATCTCGTAGCTGAACTGCAGTCACTGCGTACCTATCACGATGATATTATGCAGACGCTGGGTGGCGACTTCACGGCTGTCCGGCAAACGCTGGCTGGTTTGGAGACGTATCTAACACAAACACCAGCGGGCTCCTATGACGAGATCTATGATCAAATTGTGTCTCTGGGTGAAGTGATATCCACGCAGATTATAGCCGCTTATATGATCCAGCAGGGTATACCAGCGCGCTGGGCCGATGCCCGCCGGCTGGTCCGGACCGACGCTACGTTTCGGGAGGGCCGCGTGGACTGGGATGCGACCGGTAAAGCTATATCGGCTTCCATTGTGACGGATGCCATCACAATAACACAGGGATTTATTGGCCAGACCGGATCGCCCGACCGCACAACGACGTTGGGGCGGGAGGGATCGGACTATACCGCAGCCATTTTTGCCTACTGTCTCGATGCCGAAAGTGTAACGATCTGGAAAGACGTACCGGGCGTGCTCAACGCCGATCCCAAGTGGTTTGATGATACGGTTCTGCTGGAAAAGCTAACGTATCAGGATGCGATAGAACTGGCTTATTACGGTGCTACGGTTATCCACCCAAAAACCATCAAGCCACTGCAGAACAAAAACATACCGCTCTACGTCCGTTCCTTCCTGCAACCCAATGCACCCGGAACGGTGATCGGTACGTTTGACAAGCACCTGTCTATCCCTTCGTTTATCTTTAAAATCAATCAGGTATTGATTTCATTGCACCCCAATGATTTCTCGTTCATTGCCGAAGATAATCTGAGCCGCATTTTTGGCCGGTTTGCCCAGCTGGGTGTCAAGATCAATCTGATGCAGAATACCGCCATCAGTTTCTCGGTCGTAGTCGATAACAATCCAGATCGGCTGCCGACCTTGCTGGAGCAACTGAAGCAGGATTTTCGGGTGAGCTACAACGATGGACTTGAACTCATCACGATCCGCTACTACGACCAGGCTACCATTGACCGGGTGCTGGTGCACAAGAAATTGTTGCTGGAGCAAAAGAGCCGTTACACCGTGCAGCTGGTGGCTAAAGATGCGGTATAG
- a CDS encoding PorP/SprF family type IX secretion system membrane protein, which translates to MSKQYLLTFLALVLSRLAFAQDPQFTQFYAAPQYLNPAFAGSALAPRITANYRNQWPAITNYVTTMVGVDHYIEKINSGVGLLLMNDNQGQGNIQSTEIGLQYSYQFQVSESSFVRLGLQGSYVNRNINYFGLTFGDQYTDRGFIQGSVSGDAGLLAGSPRNKYLDFSTGGLFYSDWFWIGASAHHINRPNQDFVVSENNRLPMKGSIHAGLRIPLAGYTGLADEQDREISFSPVVMYKFQGKYDQLDLGAYLTYSPITIGAYYRGIPFKKYNQTINNHDAVALLAGYRVDKFSIGYSYDATISTLGNSGGSHELSLSYIFEKPEGRRSGPRKRNRTLPCPKF; encoded by the coding sequence ATGAGTAAGCAATACCTCCTGACCTTTCTGGCCCTTGTTCTGAGCCGCCTGGCCTTTGCTCAGGACCCTCAGTTCACGCAGTTCTACGCGGCCCCCCAGTACCTGAACCCTGCGTTTGCCGGTTCGGCGCTGGCCCCGCGTATTACGGCCAACTACCGGAACCAGTGGCCCGCTATTACCAATTACGTCACAACCATGGTTGGCGTTGATCATTACATCGAAAAAATTAACAGCGGGGTCGGGTTGCTGCTCATGAATGATAACCAAGGGCAGGGAAATATTCAGTCAACAGAGATTGGCCTTCAATATTCCTACCAGTTTCAGGTTAGCGAGTCGTCTTTTGTTCGCCTGGGATTACAGGGATCTTACGTAAATCGAAATATTAACTACTTCGGTTTGACCTTTGGCGATCAATATACGGATCGGGGGTTCATTCAGGGCAGTGTGAGTGGTGACGCTGGTTTACTGGCCGGTTCGCCCCGCAACAAATACCTCGACTTCTCAACGGGTGGCCTGTTCTACTCGGACTGGTTCTGGATCGGCGCGTCGGCGCACCACATCAACCGGCCTAATCAGGACTTTGTCGTTAGTGAAAACAATCGCCTGCCCATGAAAGGCAGCATCCACGCCGGGTTGCGGATTCCCCTGGCGGGCTACACGGGCCTGGCCGACGAGCAGGACCGGGAAATTAGTTTCTCGCCAGTGGTCATGTACAAGTTTCAGGGCAAATACGATCAACTGGATTTAGGCGCCTACCTGACCTATTCGCCCATTACAATTGGAGCTTACTACCGGGGTATTCCCTTCAAGAAGTACAACCAGACGATCAACAACCACGATGCAGTAGCGCTGCTGGCCGGTTACCGGGTCGACAAGTTCTCGATTGGTTACAGCTACGATGCGACTATCTCAACGCTGGGCAACAGTGGCGGTTCGCACGAACTGTCTCTCTCCTATATTTTCGAGAAGCCCGAGGGTCGCCGGAGTGGCCCGCGCAAGCGTAACCGTACCCTGCCCTGCCCGAAATTCTAA
- the rpsJ gene encoding 30S ribosomal protein S10 has product MSQKIRIKLKSFDHMLVDKSAEKIVKAVKSTGAIVSGPIPLPTDKEIYTVLRSPHVNKKAREQFQLCTYKRLVDIYSSSAKTVDALMKLELPSGVDVEIKV; this is encoded by the coding sequence ATGAGCCAAAAAATTCGCATCAAGCTGAAATCGTTCGACCACATGCTGGTTGATAAGTCGGCCGAGAAAATTGTCAAAGCCGTCAAATCGACGGGTGCTATCGTCAGCGGGCCCATCCCCCTGCCGACCGACAAAGAGATCTACACCGTACTGCGGTCGCCCCACGTGAATAAGAAAGCGCGGGAGCAGTTTCAGCTTTGCACCTACAAGCGGTTAGTTGACATCTACAGCAGCAGCGCCAAGACGGTTGACGCGCTGATGAAACTCGAACTGCCGAGTGGTGTTGACGTAGAGATCAAAGTCTAA
- a CDS encoding rhomboid family intramembrane serine protease — protein MFDLTPVVRVLLIINVLVFFVTNESVLQQFGLHSFLSDEFNPIQLLTHMFLHGGFGHIFSNMIGLIVFGPMLERFWGPRRFAFFYFFCGIGAALLFSGINYYEMSAVYEAVRDYRADPTPENFVGFFTQHGTSLYDQLAGFIDKFDAQPTNPALIDGSLQIINRFYADQVSQPMVGASGAIFGVIMGFGLLFPNTQLFLLFPPIPIKAKYLVIFYGAYEVYSGVYRAQSDNVAHFAHIGGMLFAFILIKYWGSQRKTFY, from the coding sequence ATGTTTGATCTTACCCCTGTCGTTCGCGTTTTATTGATAATAAACGTACTTGTCTTTTTTGTCACCAATGAAAGCGTGTTACAGCAATTTGGTCTGCACTCGTTTTTGTCGGATGAGTTTAACCCGATTCAGTTACTGACGCACATGTTTCTGCACGGTGGTTTTGGCCACATTTTCAGTAACATGATTGGTCTGATCGTTTTTGGTCCGATGTTGGAGCGTTTCTGGGGGCCTCGTCGGTTCGCGTTTTTTTACTTTTTCTGCGGTATAGGTGCGGCTTTGCTCTTTTCAGGAATCAATTATTATGAAATGAGTGCTGTTTATGAAGCCGTTCGGGATTATCGGGCCGACCCTACGCCGGAGAATTTTGTTGGTTTTTTTACGCAGCACGGCACCTCATTGTATGACCAATTGGCCGGGTTTATTGATAAATTTGACGCGCAGCCCACGAACCCGGCACTGATTGACGGAAGCCTGCAGATCATAAACAGGTTTTACGCTGATCAGGTCAGTCAACCGATGGTAGGTGCGTCGGGAGCTATTTTTGGTGTAATCATGGGCTTTGGATTATTGTTTCCAAACACTCAGTTATTTTTATTGTTTCCACCTATACCGATTAAGGCAAAATACCTCGTTATCTTCTATGGAGCCTACGAGGTTTACTCCGGCGTTTATCGGGCACAGTCTGACAACGTAGCGCACTTCGCCCACATAGGTGGCATGTTATTCGCATTTATTTTGATAAAGTACTGGGGTTCACAACGGAAAACGTTTTATTAG
- the mutL gene encoding DNA mismatch repair endonuclease MutL: MLNVIQLLPDSIANQIAAGEVVQRPASVVKELLENSVDAHAKSIQVIIREAGRNLIQIVDDGAGMTETDARMSFERHATSKIRTSDDLFRIRTMGFRGEALASIAAVAQIEMRTRRAEEELGTLIRIEGSDIKAQESISCLPGTNLLIKNLFFNVPARRNFLKSNSVEMRHIIDEFQRVALANPEVAFSLFHNDQEIYNLPAGKLSRRIIDMFGKNYREQLNHCDEQTPYVTVHGYIGKPESAKKARNEQFFFVNNRFIKHNYLHHAVVGAYEGTLPEGSHPFYVLFIEIDPSHIDINIHPTKTEIKFDDERSVYAIMMAAVRKAVGVYNLSPSLDFDSDVNFLSGGRGNSTTKQSGADSRPDPKPITASWATGASAASSAPAADRPSLRNDRMDSEAGKGFDMPRPPKPAVPAKPSVNNWQALFEGVASTDQPAQEPKKAEETSDWLGANRSPSPTLSAPAVEGESVTLGSRVNQLKDTVDAAEPITQAIIDEDSIVQVQNRYLVAPVKSGMLVIDQRRAYERILYDQFHASLTTRNGASQQLLFPKTVTLSPVDFQLATELRTELTNLGFEFDELGQNTFIIRGVPTLTMGENEEELFANLLAQLRADTGRLKLDRAESLARSLARRSSMRHVARLTTTERKALIDQLFASTNPSYTPTGDVVTIVLTLDKIAGLFR; this comes from the coding sequence ATGTTAAATGTTATCCAGCTGTTGCCCGACTCGATTGCGAACCAGATTGCTGCCGGTGAGGTGGTCCAACGGCCCGCGTCGGTTGTGAAAGAGCTGCTTGAAAATTCGGTCGATGCCCACGCCAAATCCATACAGGTAATTATTCGGGAAGCCGGCCGGAATCTGATTCAGATCGTAGACGATGGAGCCGGCATGACCGAGACCGACGCGCGTATGAGTTTTGAACGGCATGCGACGTCTAAAATACGAACCTCCGATGATCTGTTCCGAATCCGGACGATGGGATTCCGGGGTGAAGCGCTGGCCTCCATTGCGGCCGTCGCTCAAATTGAGATGCGTACCCGCCGGGCCGAAGAAGAACTGGGTACGCTCATCCGCATCGAAGGGTCGGACATAAAAGCGCAGGAGTCCATTTCCTGCCTGCCGGGTACTAATCTGCTGATCAAGAATCTGTTTTTCAACGTGCCTGCCCGTCGCAACTTCCTGAAATCGAATTCGGTAGAGATGCGGCATATTATCGACGAATTCCAGCGGGTGGCCCTGGCTAATCCGGAAGTAGCCTTTTCACTCTTTCATAACGATCAGGAGATCTACAACCTGCCCGCCGGGAAGCTCAGCCGCCGGATCATTGATATGTTCGGTAAGAACTATCGGGAGCAGCTGAACCACTGCGACGAGCAGACACCCTACGTAACGGTACATGGCTACATTGGCAAGCCGGAATCGGCAAAAAAGGCGCGCAACGAGCAGTTCTTTTTTGTCAACAACCGGTTCATCAAGCACAACTACCTGCACCACGCTGTAGTAGGTGCTTACGAGGGAACGCTGCCGGAAGGGAGTCATCCGTTTTATGTCCTGTTTATCGAGATCGACCCGTCGCACATCGACATTAATATCCACCCGACTAAAACCGAAATCAAGTTCGATGACGAACGATCAGTTTACGCCATTATGATGGCCGCCGTTCGGAAAGCAGTGGGGGTGTATAACCTATCGCCTTCGCTGGATTTTGACTCTGATGTCAACTTCCTGTCGGGTGGGCGGGGTAACAGCACTACGAAACAGTCGGGTGCGGACAGCCGCCCCGACCCCAAGCCAATTACGGCGTCCTGGGCAACGGGTGCGTCGGCGGCCTCTTCAGCACCGGCTGCCGACCGACCATCGCTCCGGAATGACCGGATGGATAGCGAAGCGGGCAAGGGCTTCGATATGCCAAGGCCGCCGAAACCCGCCGTACCAGCAAAACCATCCGTCAATAACTGGCAGGCGCTTTTTGAAGGTGTAGCGTCAACGGATCAGCCCGCCCAGGAGCCAAAGAAGGCCGAAGAAACCAGCGATTGGCTGGGGGCTAATCGATCGCCGTCGCCCACGCTGTCTGCGCCAGCAGTCGAAGGGGAGTCGGTGACGCTGGGCAGCCGGGTTAATCAGCTAAAGGACACGGTTGACGCGGCCGAACCCATTACGCAGGCCATCATTGACGAGGATAGCATCGTGCAAGTGCAGAATCGGTATCTGGTGGCTCCTGTAAAGTCGGGGATGCTCGTTATTGACCAGCGCCGTGCCTATGAGCGAATTCTGTACGATCAGTTCCATGCGTCGTTGACAACGCGCAACGGTGCGTCACAGCAGCTGCTGTTTCCCAAGACAGTAACACTAAGCCCGGTCGATTTCCAGCTGGCTACCGAATTACGTACTGAACTGACGAATCTGGGCTTCGAGTTCGATGAGCTGGGACAGAACACGTTCATTATCCGGGGCGTGCCTACCCTGACCATGGGTGAGAATGAGGAGGAATTGTTTGCCAATCTGCTGGCGCAGTTACGGGCTGATACGGGTCGTTTGAAGCTTGACCGGGCCGAATCACTAGCCCGATCGCTGGCTCGTCGGTCATCCATGCGACACGTGGCGCGGCTGACGACCACTGAGCGTAAGGCACTTATCGATCAATTGTTTGCTTCAACCAACCCAAGCTATACCCCAACGGGCGATGTGGTAACCATCGTCTTGACGTTGGATAAGATTGCGGGACTTTTTCGCTGA